The Phaseolus vulgaris cultivar G19833 chromosome 10, P. vulgaris v2.0, whole genome shotgun sequence DNA window CCATAATCAGGACTCACCCGTCTGTCTGGTCCACCATTATACCTATCATAGACAGGACTGCGTGGACGACCATAGTCGGGGCTCGGACGCCTGTGATAAACTGGACTGGGTGATCTATCATAACCTCCTCGTCTAGGACTATCATAATTGTCACCCCTCTCACCATCATCCCTCAAAGCATACTCCACAGACACCACCCTGTCCAGGATCTTACTGCACGTGTAATGAAACCAAAACGTTAATATTtgtattcaataaaataaaaaaaacaaaaaaactgaATTTTACTACAAGAcaatataattttcattatttaccTCATATTTGTACACTCTAAAGCTTTAGTAGCATCTTCTTGTGTTTCAAACTGCACGAATGCAAAGTTCCTTCGAATTCGGACATGAAGAACATTTCCATAAGGTTCAAAATGTTTTTCTATATCACGAACTCTAGTTCGGATTGGATCAAAGTTAATCACAAACAAGGTTTTTGTTGGCCTCTGGTTTGCCTTTGATCCATCACGATGACGTCCACGTTCACCCTGCCAAAGGAAAACAATAAGCTCCTATTAAAACCAGGTAGGATACTGTGATATCTCATCAATAAGTAAATAAAACCAAAATATAGTTATGAAAACATTATCATACCCTAGCCCACTCCACAGACAGCCTTCGCTTTTCATGACCAAATGGAACATTGTCAAGTGCTCGAATTGCTTCTTCTGCATCACGCTCATCCTCATAATAGACAAAAGCAAAACCTGCAACAAAACTAGTATTAGAGGCATAGATGATTAAGAAAGACATCAGCATGTTATCCCTCACCAGAAGTACATCAGCCAAACCAGGAAATCATTTTCCCTGTCAGGAACAAAGGAATACAACACCTGAATATAAGTGAGGGCTGATGCACATGAAGCTGTAGAGGCGTTGAATGAGGAACAAAATCATGATTGCAAATAAAGGTTAAATCCAAAATTCAGATCTGAGACTGCTAAGCATGCTTCTCCATTCAGACAGCACAAGTGATTTCAGAAATAGAATGGCATGACTTGACAGAATTTCATTGATCCCCTATTTTCAGATAAGCTACGCATGGCTTAATAAATTGATTGATGATCCCACTAAGAACATTCTGGTGGAAATGTCAATGTTGGGAGATGATGAGGTGAGTGACGAATGATCAGATGAGAAAATGCAGATCAGTGGGTAGAAGGAGAGCAGGCAAGCAAGAAGGTTTTCTTCCAAAAAAAATTTGCAGAGAGGTTGGCAAGCCAAGACAGAAGCTCGGCATGTTTTCCCTTAGTAGAAGTTCCTGCGCCAAAACAAACACTTAAAAACCAGAGGATTTTCTTTCCAAAGGCATTGCAATTGTGGCTTCCATTATTCCTACCAGGCCATAGGAACTACATATTCAAGCCACAAAAGCATCCATATGCTCACATCCAAATTCCAAAACACGGCTATGAGGTCCCATTTAGAAGAACAtcttattttgttaattttctttAACCACCGTTATTAAGTCCTTGGGCTCCCCAATGGAAGCCCAAGGTTATCCCCAGAAGCTACAATCTATGGACCAGCTATGAGATCACTACTCAGGACTATAGCTTAGTCACACT harbors:
- the LOC137818324 gene encoding serine/arginine-rich splicing factor RS31A-like isoform X2 gives rise to the protein MILFLIQRLYSFMCISPHLYSGFAFVYYEDERDAEEAIRALDNVPFGHEKRRLSVEWARGERGRHRDGSKANQRPTKTLFVINFDPIRTRVRDIEKHFEPYGNVLHVRIRRNFAFVQFETQEDATKALECTNMSKILDRVVSVEYALRDDGERGDNYDSPRRGGYDRSPSPVYHRRPSPDYGRPRSPVYDRYNGGPDRRVSPDYGRAIPDYGRRRSPDYGKPRSPDYGKPRSPDYVKPRSPGYGKPRSPGYGKPRSPSYGKPRSPGYGKPRSPDNGKPRSPDYGKTRSPDYAKPRSPEYGRYRSRSPLRRSRT
- the LOC137818324 gene encoding serine/arginine-rich splicing factor RS31-like isoform X1, producing MRPIFAGNLEYDTRQSELERLFSKYGRIDRVDMKSGFAFVYYEDERDAEEAIRALDNVPFGHEKRRLSVEWARGERGRHRDGSKANQRPTKTLFVINFDPIRTRVRDIEKHFEPYGNVLHVRIRRNFAFVQFETQEDATKALECTNMSKILDRVVSVEYALRDDGERGDNYDSPRRGGYDRSPSPVYHRRPSPDYGRPRSPVYDRYNGGPDRRVSPDYGRAIPDYGRRRSPDYGKPRSPDYGKPRSPDYVKPRSPGYGKPRSPGYGKPRSPSYGKPRSPGYGKPRSPDNGKPRSPDYGKTRSPDYAKPRSPEYGRYRSRSPLRRSRT